One window of the Allosaccharopolyspora coralli genome contains the following:
- a CDS encoding pyruvate carboxylase: protein MFRKVLVANRGEIAIRAFRAGYELGAGTVAVFPHEDRNSLHRLKADESYEIGEPGHPVRAYLSVEEIVRAAKKAGVDAVYPGYGFLSENPDLAEACAEAGITFVGPSHDILQMTGNKASAVAAARNAGVPVLDSSAPSSDADALMSAAEDMQFPVFVKAVAGGGGRGMRRVNEIESLREALEAAMREAESAFGDATVFLEQAVVNPRHIEVQILADNEGNVVHLYERDCSVQRRHQKVIEIAPAPNLDPELRERICADAVAFARQIGYVNAGTVEFLVDERGRHVFIEMNPRIQVEHTVTEEVTDADLVQSQLRVAAGESLEDLGMTQDSVRLRGFALQCRITTEDPANGFRPDTGMISAYRSPGGAGVRLDGGTAFAGTSVSPHFDSMLVKLSCRGKDFHTAVARARRAVAEFRIRGVSTNIPFLQAVLDDEDFEAGRVTTSFIEQRPHLLTARHSADRGTRLLTYLADVTVNHPNGERPSVPDPTVKLPEATDLSVEPPAGSKQKLTELGPDGFARWMREREQVGVTDTTFRDAHQSLLATRVRTKDLLAVAPHVSRMTPELLSVECWGGATYDVALRFLAEDPWERLAALREAMPNLCLQMLLRGRNTVGYTPYPTEVTEHFVQEATDTGIDIFRIFDALNDVEQMRPAIHAVRETGRSVAEVALCYTADLADPAEKLYTLDYYLRLAEQIVDAGAHVLAIKDMAGLLRPPAAEKLVSALRSEFDLPVHLHTHDTAGGQLATYQAAIQAGVDAVDGAAASMAGTTSQPPLSAIVAGTDHTARSTGLDLQAVCDLEPYWESVRKVYAPFEAGLSSPTGRVYHHEIPGGQLSNLRTQAVALGLGDKFEEIEAMYAAADRILGRLVKVTPSSKVVGDLALHLVGAGVDPKDFEAEPRRFDIPESVIGFLQGELGDPPAGWPEPFRSRALEGRTGEPKVIELSEEDKKGLVSDRRITLNRLMFAKPTKEFEEHRRDYGDTSLLNSKDFFYGLRQGKEYSVDLEPGVRLIIGLEAISEADERGNRTVMAILNGQMRPIQVGDRSVASDLPVAEKADRGNQNHVAAPFAGVVTLSAKEGESVDAGQTVATIEAMKMEAAITAPQAGTVKRLAIGGVQQVEGGDLIIELG from the coding sequence ATGTTCCGCAAGGTTCTCGTCGCCAACCGAGGCGAGATCGCGATTCGTGCATTCCGAGCCGGATACGAACTCGGCGCGGGCACCGTTGCGGTGTTCCCGCATGAAGACCGCAACTCGTTGCACCGGTTGAAGGCCGACGAGTCCTACGAGATCGGCGAGCCCGGCCATCCGGTCCGTGCCTACCTGTCGGTCGAGGAGATCGTCCGAGCCGCGAAGAAGGCCGGGGTCGACGCCGTCTACCCGGGCTACGGGTTCCTCTCGGAGAATCCCGACCTGGCGGAGGCGTGCGCCGAAGCGGGCATCACGTTCGTCGGCCCGAGCCACGACATCCTGCAGATGACGGGCAACAAAGCCAGCGCGGTCGCCGCTGCCCGCAACGCGGGGGTCCCTGTCCTGGACTCGTCGGCGCCCTCCTCCGACGCCGATGCGCTCATGAGCGCCGCCGAGGACATGCAGTTTCCGGTCTTCGTCAAGGCCGTCGCCGGTGGTGGCGGTCGCGGAATGCGCAGGGTCAACGAGATCGAGTCGTTGCGCGAGGCGCTCGAAGCCGCGATGCGCGAGGCCGAGTCGGCCTTCGGCGACGCGACCGTGTTCCTCGAGCAGGCCGTGGTCAACCCGCGCCACATCGAGGTGCAGATCCTCGCCGACAACGAGGGCAACGTCGTCCACCTCTACGAACGCGACTGTTCGGTGCAGCGGCGGCACCAGAAGGTCATCGAGATCGCGCCCGCTCCGAACCTCGACCCGGAGCTTCGCGAGCGGATCTGCGCCGACGCGGTCGCTTTCGCCCGGCAGATCGGCTACGTCAACGCCGGAACCGTCGAGTTCCTCGTCGACGAGCGGGGTCGGCACGTGTTCATCGAGATGAACCCGCGCATCCAGGTCGAGCACACCGTGACCGAGGAGGTCACCGACGCCGACCTCGTGCAGTCGCAGCTGCGGGTCGCCGCCGGGGAAAGTCTCGAGGACCTCGGCATGACCCAGGATTCGGTACGGCTGCGGGGTTTCGCCCTGCAGTGCCGCATCACCACCGAGGACCCCGCCAACGGCTTTCGCCCCGACACCGGCATGATCAGCGCCTACCGGTCGCCGGGCGGAGCGGGCGTCCGGCTCGACGGCGGAACCGCCTTCGCGGGGACGAGCGTCAGCCCGCACTTCGACTCGATGCTGGTGAAGTTGTCCTGCCGTGGCAAGGACTTTCACACCGCCGTGGCGCGCGCCCGGCGCGCGGTCGCCGAGTTCCGGATCCGGGGTGTCTCCACGAACATTCCGTTCCTGCAAGCGGTTCTGGACGACGAGGACTTCGAGGCGGGTCGCGTCACGACCTCGTTCATCGAGCAACGTCCGCACCTGCTCACCGCGCGCCATTCGGCCGACCGCGGCACGCGGCTGCTGACCTACCTCGCGGACGTGACGGTCAACCACCCCAACGGGGAGCGGCCGTCGGTTCCGGACCCGACCGTGAAGCTGCCGGAGGCCACGGATCTGTCGGTGGAGCCGCCCGCGGGCTCGAAGCAGAAGCTCACCGAACTCGGCCCGGACGGGTTCGCGCGGTGGATGCGGGAGCGTGAGCAGGTCGGCGTCACCGACACCACGTTCCGCGACGCGCACCAGTCGTTGCTGGCCACGCGAGTACGCACCAAGGACCTGCTCGCCGTCGCCCCGCACGTGTCACGCATGACCCCGGAGCTGCTCTCCGTGGAGTGCTGGGGCGGTGCGACCTACGACGTGGCGTTGCGGTTCCTCGCAGAGGACCCGTGGGAGCGGCTCGCGGCGCTGCGCGAGGCGATGCCCAACCTGTGTCTGCAGATGCTGCTGCGCGGGCGCAACACGGTGGGGTACACGCCGTACCCGACCGAGGTGACCGAGCACTTCGTGCAGGAGGCCACCGACACCGGCATCGACATCTTCCGCATCTTCGACGCGCTCAACGACGTCGAGCAGATGCGTCCGGCGATCCACGCGGTCCGCGAGACCGGACGGTCTGTCGCCGAGGTCGCGTTGTGCTACACCGCCGACCTCGCCGACCCGGCCGAGAAGCTCTACACATTGGACTACTACCTGCGGTTGGCCGAGCAGATCGTCGACGCCGGCGCGCACGTTCTCGCGATCAAGGACATGGCGGGTCTGTTGCGTCCGCCGGCAGCCGAGAAGCTGGTTTCGGCGCTGCGGTCCGAGTTCGACCTTCCGGTGCACCTGCACACGCACGACACCGCCGGTGGCCAGCTGGCGACGTACCAGGCTGCGATCCAGGCCGGGGTCGACGCGGTCGACGGTGCGGCGGCATCCATGGCGGGCACCACGTCGCAGCCGCCGCTGTCGGCGATCGTCGCGGGCACCGACCACACCGCACGCTCCACCGGGCTCGACCTGCAGGCCGTGTGCGACCTGGAGCCGTACTGGGAGTCGGTGCGCAAGGTCTACGCGCCGTTCGAGGCGGGACTGTCCTCGCCGACGGGCCGCGTCTACCACCACGAGATTCCGGGTGGTCAGCTGTCGAATCTGCGTACCCAGGCCGTCGCGCTCGGACTCGGCGACAAGTTCGAGGAGATCGAGGCGATGTACGCCGCCGCCGACCGGATCCTCGGCAGGCTGGTGAAGGTCACGCCGTCGTCGAAGGTCGTGGGGGACTTGGCGCTGCACCTGGTGGGTGCCGGCGTCGACCCGAAGGACTTCGAGGCCGAGCCGCGCCGCTTCGACATTCCGGAGTCGGTGATCGGCTTCCTGCAGGGCGAGCTCGGCGACCCGCCCGCAGGGTGGCCGGAGCCGTTCCGGTCTCGCGCGCTCGAGGGCCGCACCGGGGAGCCGAAGGTCATCGAACTGTCCGAAGAGGACAAGAAGGGCCTCGTCTCGGACCGGCGGATCACGTTGAACCGGCTCATGTTCGCCAAGCCCACCAAGGAGTTCGAGGAACACCGGCGCGACTACGGTGACACCTCGCTGCTCAACAGCAAGGACTTCTTCTACGGGCTGCGGCAGGGTAAGGAGTACTCGGTCGACCTGGAGCCGGGCGTACGCCTCATCATCGGGCTGGAGGCGATCTCGGAGGCCGACGAGCGCGGCAACCGCACGGTGATGGCGATCCTGAACGGCCAGATGCGGCCGATCCAGGTGGGGGACCGTTCCGTGGCCTCCGACTTGCCGGTGGCCGAGAAGGCCGATCGCGGCAACCAGAACCACGTGGCCGCACCGTTCGCCGGCGTCGTGACGCTCTCGGCGAAGGAGGGCGAGAGCGTGGACGCCGGGCAGACCGTCGCCACGATCGAAGCCATGAAGATGGAGGCGGCGATCACCGCGCCGCAGGCGGGCACCGTCAAGCGCCTCGCGATCGGCGGGGTCCAGCAGGTCGAGGGCGGGGACCTCATCATCGAACTCGGGTGA
- the recG gene encoding ATP-dependent DNA helicase RecG yields MTTGATGLDRVLGAKTAKALDSTLGLSTVGDLLRHYPRRYAERGELTPIAGLEIDEHATVLARVDRVSKRTMRSRRGTIVEATITDGQRSLICTFFNQAWRERELIPGRRGMFAGKVTAYRSKLQLAHPEYQLFDSDDSDEGGAAKAEEFASALIPVYPAAQGLPSWSIARCVSQVLEMWDGADDPLPQPMRQRLGLSGVDEAIRMIHRPSSHAEVEAAQERLKWDEALAVQLVLARMRASTQTHPAPACARADDGILAEFDDRLPFELTAGQREIGEEIAADLARVHPMNRLVQGEVGSGKTLVALRAMLQAIDSGRQAAMLAPTEVLAAQHSRSLADSLGDLGKAGELGGAEQSTRVTLLTGSLPAAQRKQALLDAASGASGIVVGTHALIQETVSFADLGLVVVDEQHRFGVEQRDALRARGGEDTAPHVLVMTATPIPRTVAMTVYGDLETSALRELPQGRSPISSSVVPVSEKPAWLDRAWQRVREEVRAGRQVYVVCPRIGEDESTSKSSKSEVDDSTGEVPPDEDSGGERRPPVAVLDVAEQLRAGPLQGLRIAVLHGRLPADEKDAVMCGFAAGEVDVLVATTVVEVGVNVPNATVMVIMDADRFGVSQLHQLRGRVGRGSAAGLCLLVSEAMAGTTTRERLDAVASTTDGFELARLDLELRREGDILGAAQSGTKSGLKMLSLLRDEDVIARARELADEVLTDDPELERHPGLHRMVAEVVDPDRAGYLDKS; encoded by the coding sequence ATGACCACAGGAGCCACGGGCTTGGATCGGGTGTTGGGCGCGAAGACGGCCAAGGCGCTCGATTCCACTCTCGGCCTGTCCACTGTGGGCGATCTGTTGCGGCATTACCCTCGCAGGTACGCCGAACGCGGTGAGCTCACCCCGATCGCGGGTCTGGAGATCGACGAGCACGCGACGGTGCTCGCTCGGGTCGATCGGGTGAGCAAACGGACCATGCGCTCGCGTCGCGGCACGATCGTCGAGGCCACGATCACCGACGGACAGCGCTCGTTGATCTGTACTTTTTTCAACCAGGCGTGGCGTGAGCGTGAGCTGATTCCGGGTCGTCGCGGCATGTTCGCGGGTAAGGTCACGGCCTACCGCAGCAAGTTGCAGCTGGCGCACCCCGAGTACCAGTTGTTCGACTCCGATGACTCCGACGAAGGCGGCGCCGCGAAGGCGGAGGAGTTCGCCTCGGCGCTGATTCCGGTGTATCCGGCGGCGCAAGGACTTCCGTCCTGGTCGATCGCGCGTTGCGTGTCCCAGGTCTTGGAAATGTGGGACGGGGCCGACGACCCGTTACCCCAGCCGATGCGTCAACGACTCGGGCTGTCCGGTGTGGACGAAGCGATCCGGATGATCCACCGTCCGTCGAGTCATGCCGAGGTCGAGGCGGCGCAGGAACGGCTCAAGTGGGACGAGGCACTGGCGGTGCAGCTCGTCCTCGCGCGGATGCGGGCGAGTACACAGACGCACCCGGCGCCCGCGTGCGCTCGGGCCGACGACGGAATCCTCGCCGAGTTCGACGACAGGTTGCCGTTCGAGTTGACCGCGGGTCAGCGTGAGATCGGCGAAGAGATCGCGGCGGATCTCGCCCGGGTGCATCCGATGAACCGGCTGGTCCAGGGCGAGGTCGGCTCCGGAAAGACGCTGGTGGCGCTGCGTGCGATGCTGCAAGCGATCGACTCAGGGCGCCAGGCCGCGATGCTCGCGCCGACCGAGGTGCTGGCCGCCCAGCACTCTCGGTCGCTCGCCGATTCGCTGGGGGATCTCGGGAAGGCCGGGGAGTTGGGCGGCGCCGAGCAGTCGACCCGCGTGACACTGCTGACCGGATCGCTGCCCGCCGCGCAGCGCAAACAAGCGTTGCTGGACGCGGCTTCGGGCGCCTCGGGCATCGTCGTGGGGACGCACGCCTTGATTCAGGAGACGGTGTCGTTCGCCGACCTGGGACTGGTGGTGGTCGACGAACAGCACCGGTTCGGCGTCGAGCAACGGGATGCGCTGCGCGCCCGTGGCGGCGAGGACACCGCGCCGCACGTGTTGGTGATGACGGCGACGCCGATCCCGCGCACGGTGGCGATGACGGTGTACGGCGACCTCGAGACGTCCGCGTTGCGCGAACTGCCGCAGGGCCGGTCGCCGATCAGTTCCAGCGTCGTTCCGGTCTCGGAGAAGCCCGCGTGGCTGGACCGTGCGTGGCAACGGGTCCGGGAAGAAGTCCGAGCCGGACGCCAGGTGTACGTGGTGTGCCCGCGCATCGGCGAGGACGAGTCCACCTCGAAGAGCTCGAAGTCCGAAGTGGACGACAGCACCGGCGAGGTGCCACCGGACGAGGACTCCGGGGGTGAACGCAGGCCGCCGGTCGCGGTTCTCGACGTCGCCGAACAGCTCCGTGCGGGACCATTGCAGGGCCTGCGGATCGCCGTGCTGCACGGCAGACTCCCCGCTGACGAGAAGGATGCCGTGATGTGTGGGTTCGCGGCGGGCGAGGTGGACGTGCTGGTGGCGACCACGGTCGTCGAGGTCGGCGTGAACGTGCCGAACGCGACTGTCATGGTGATCATGGACGCGGACCGTTTCGGCGTGAGCCAGCTGCACCAGTTGCGTGGCCGAGTGGGCCGCGGGAGCGCGGCGGGCCTGTGCCTGCTGGTCAGCGAGGCGATGGCCGGCACGACCACCCGGGAACGGTTGGACGCGGTCGCCTCCACCACGGACGGCTTCGAACTCGCCCGCCTCGACCTCGAGTTGCGCCGCGAGGGCGACATCCTCGGCGCCGCCCAGTCCGGCACGAAGTCCGGCCTGAAGATGCTGTCGCTGCTACGCGACGAGGACGTGATCGCCAGGGCCCGCGAACTCGCGGACGAGGTGCTCACCGACGACCCGGAGCTCGAACGGCATCCCGGTCTGCACCGCATGGTCGCCGAAGTCGTCGACCCCGACCGCGCCGGCTATCTGGACAAGTCCTGA